TCGGAGCAGAACTTCAGAGCATCAAGGATGCTAATGGTAATGAATATCTCTGGGATGGCGACGAGAAATACTGGAACCGCCACTCTCCTATCCTCTTCCCTATCGTATGCGGATTGTGGAAAGACACTTATCGCACAGAGGGCAAGGAGTATCACCTTCCTCGCCATGGTTTCGCACGCGATACAGAGTTCAAACTCGTTGGCAAGACTGCCGACCGCCTCACCTTCGCGCTCATCGACAACGAAGAGACTCAGAAGAACTATCCTTACCACTTCAACCTTGCCATCTCTTACCGCCTGCAGGGCAACGAGATTCATGTCATCTGGCACGTAGAGAATACCGACGACAAGGAAATCTTCTTCCAGATTGGCGGTCACCCAGCATTCATGGTTCCTGGCTGCAAGAAGGGCGAAGAAATGAAGGCTACCCTGAAACTCGACAACGAGGCTCCTGTTCGTCTCTATGGTAACGTAGGCGGATGCATCGACCGTCAGGCTAAGGAAACCGTAGAAACCGACAAGGGTATCTGGGAAGTAAACGAGGAGACTTTCGCTGAAGATGCTGTTATCTTCGACAAGAGTCAGGTTAAGCAGGTGAGCATTCTCAACGAGCAGGGCGAACCTCATGTAACCCTCGAGTTCAAGACTCCAGCCGTAGGTATCTGGAACCCAGCAGGCAAGCACGCTCCATTCATCTGCATCGAGCCATGGTATGGTTTGAACGACTGGGCTGAATATGATGGCGAGTTTAAGGACAAGTATCTGATGAACCGTCTGCAGCCAGGTGCAAGTTTCATGAGTGAGTATATCATCAGAATTGAGAAATAATGGAAGAAAAAGACAATTTGCAACTCCCCGAGAACGCATTCCGCGAACTGAAAGACGGGGAGGAATATAAGCCGCTGATGTCGCCTGACAAGGTTTATCCTGAGGTGAACGGATGGTCAGTTACATGGGGAATCGTGATGGCAGTCATCTTCTCTGCCGCCGCAGCCTATCTGGGCTTGAAGGTGGGTCAGGTGTTCGAAGCAGCCATCCCTATCGCCATCATCGCCGTGGGCGTAAGTACCGCTACCAAGCGTAGCAAGGCGCTGGGCGAGAATGTCATTATCCAGAGCATCGGAGCCTGTTCGGGTGCTGTGGTGGCAGGAGCCATCTTTACCCTGCCAGCCATCTACATCCTGCAGGCTAAATATCCGGAGATGACTACTTCGTTTATGAAGATCTTCATGGCTTCGGCCTTGGGAGGAGTCTTGGGAATTCTTTTCCTTATTCCTTTCCGCAAGTACTTCGTAAGCGATATGCACGGCAAATATCCGTTCCCTGAGGCTACGGCTACCACGCAGGTACTGGTGAGCGGAGCCAAGGGAGGCGACCAGGCTAAGCCGCTGCTCATAGCCGGACTGGTGGGTGGTCTTTACGACTTTATCGTAGCCAGCCTGGGATGGTGGAACGAGAATTTCACATCGCGTGTGGTAAGTCTGGGATGCGACCTGGCTGACAAGGCTAAACTCGTATTCAAGGTAAACACAGGTGCAGCCGTATTAGGTCTGGGTTACATCATCGGTCTGAAGTATGCCTTCTTCACCTGTCTGGGGTCGCTCGTAGTATGGTGGCTGATTGTTCCGGGCATGAGCGTTATCTTCCATGATAGCGTGCTGAGCGCCTGGGATCCTAGCATCGTGAAGACCGTGGGTGCGATGAGTCCGGAGGAAATCTTCCGTGCCTACGCCCGCAGCATCGGTATCGGCGGTATCGCCATGGCAGGTATCATCGGCATCATCAAGAGCTGGGGCATCATCAAGAGTGCCGTAGGTCTGGCTGCCAAGGAGCTGAAGGGCAAGAGCGATGTGGATGAGAACGTGAAGCGCACCCAGCGCGACATCTCTTTCAAGATTATCGCTATCGGTTCGCTTGTTACCATCCTCGTAACCTTCCTCTTCTTCTGGTTTGGCGTGATGGAGGGCAACCTTCTCTTCGCCATTATCGCCATTCTGCTCGTGGCTGCCATCGCCTTCCTCTTTACTACCGTAGCGGCTAATGCCATCGCTATCGTGGGTTCAAACCCTGTTTCGGGAATGACCCTGATGACGCTCATCTTCGCCTCTGTGGTGATGGTGGCTGTCGGTCTGAAAGGTCCTGGCGGCATGCTGGCTGCCCTGATTATGGGTGGTGTGGTTTGTACAGCCCTCTCGGTAGCAGGTTCGTTTATTACCGACCTGAAGATTGGTTACTGGCTGGGAACAACTCCTAAGAAACAGGAGGGATGGAAATTCCTCGGTACCCTGGTGAGTGCGGCTACCGTGGGCGGCGTGATGATGCTGCTCAACGAGACTTACGGTTTCGCATCGGGTTCGCTTGCAGCTCCTCAGGCTAATGCGATGGCTGCGGTTATCGACCCTTTGATGAATGG
This Segatella copri DSM 18205 DNA region includes the following protein-coding sequences:
- a CDS encoding aldose 1-epimerase family protein: MEQIKNDQLTLEISSLGAELQSIKDANGNEYLWDGDEKYWNRHSPILFPIVCGLWKDTYRTEGKEYHLPRHGFARDTEFKLVGKTADRLTFALIDNEETQKNYPYHFNLAISYRLQGNEIHVIWHVENTDDKEIFFQIGGHPAFMVPGCKKGEEMKATLKLDNEAPVRLYGNVGGCIDRQAKETVETDKGIWEVNEETFAEDAVIFDKSQVKQVSILNEQGEPHVTLEFKTPAVGIWNPAGKHAPFICIEPWYGLNDWAEYDGEFKDKYLMNRLQPGASFMSEYIIRIEK
- a CDS encoding OPT family oligopeptide transporter, encoding MEEKDNLQLPENAFRELKDGEEYKPLMSPDKVYPEVNGWSVTWGIVMAVIFSAAAAYLGLKVGQVFEAAIPIAIIAVGVSTATKRSKALGENVIIQSIGACSGAVVAGAIFTLPAIYILQAKYPEMTTSFMKIFMASALGGVLGILFLIPFRKYFVSDMHGKYPFPEATATTQVLVSGAKGGDQAKPLLIAGLVGGLYDFIVASLGWWNENFTSRVVSLGCDLADKAKLVFKVNTGAAVLGLGYIIGLKYAFFTCLGSLVVWWLIVPGMSVIFHDSVLSAWDPSIVKTVGAMSPEEIFRAYARSIGIGGIAMAGIIGIIKSWGIIKSAVGLAAKELKGKSDVDENVKRTQRDISFKIIAIGSLVTILVTFLFFWFGVMEGNLLFAIIAILLVAAIAFLFTTVAANAIAIVGSNPVSGMTLMTLIFASVVMVAVGLKGPGGMLAALIMGGVVCTALSVAGSFITDLKIGYWLGTTPKKQEGWKFLGTLVSAATVGGVMMLLNETYGFASGSLAAPQANAMAAVIDPLMNGVGAPWVLYGIGAVIAIVLTYFKIPALAFALGMFIPLELNVPLLVGGAINWYVTSRSKDAKVNSERGEKGTLIASGFIAGGALMGVVSALLKFGGIEVSIADSWWVNPMSEVCSLLAYICLIGFFIRATKK